The following are from one region of the Paraglaciecola sp. L1A13 genome:
- a CDS encoding ABC transporter transmembrane domain-containing protein codes for MKTVKTLTLMRWLFGQLAPYKAKVICAVAALIVGSGSWLLLGQGVKIVVDEGFVANNADKLNQMMLLVMAIALLGSVAAYFRFYLMIWLGERVSADIRQSVYAHLLTLPPAFYEKTRTGEVISRFTSDTTVLQSVVGMGLSMALRASITFIGALLLMLFTSPMLTLYVLIAVPIVLLPIRIFGAKVRYYARTSQDRVADLGAYVDESLHEIHTVQAYSHEHLDKSMFQGRVEDVMNAAKSRIRFRALLVSCIMGISITAITIVAWLGAQQVLNSSLSAGELTAFMFYAVMAGGAVATISEVIGEIQKAAGASERLMELLNTSSTVLQPIKPELLPSYVAGNLTLCEVDFTYPTGEGVPALQQISLAVEAGERIALVGPSGAGKSSLFQLLLRFYDIQAGQITLEGVDITQIDLDILRRQFALVPQESVIFASSVADNIRYGRPDASDEDVQAAAKAARADEFIALLPDGYQTYLGERGVRLSGGQKQRISIARAILADRPILLLDEATSSLDAANEQYIKLALDELMRGKTTLIIAHRLSTVINADRIVVMDQGTIVAIGKHQELIASNALYREFAELQLVN; via the coding sequence GTGAAAACTGTAAAAACCCTCACCTTAATGCGTTGGTTATTTGGCCAGCTTGCTCCCTATAAAGCTAAAGTGATTTGTGCGGTTGCCGCGCTTATTGTTGGCTCAGGCTCTTGGTTATTGCTCGGCCAAGGGGTAAAAATTGTCGTTGATGAAGGCTTCGTGGCGAATAATGCCGATAAACTTAACCAAATGATGCTGCTAGTGATGGCTATCGCACTGCTTGGCAGTGTGGCCGCATACTTTCGTTTTTACCTTATGATATGGCTGGGGGAAAGGGTTAGCGCGGATATACGCCAGTCGGTATATGCCCATTTACTGACGTTACCTCCTGCTTTTTATGAAAAAACCCGCACCGGTGAAGTCATCTCACGATTTACCAGTGACACTACCGTATTACAGTCGGTGGTGGGCATGGGCCTTTCGATGGCGTTGCGGGCAAGTATTACCTTTATTGGCGCCTTGTTACTGATGTTATTTACCAGCCCAATGTTGACCTTGTATGTGTTAATAGCCGTGCCCATTGTGTTGCTGCCTATTCGTATCTTTGGGGCCAAAGTGCGTTATTACGCCCGCACTAGCCAAGATAGAGTTGCTGATTTAGGGGCGTATGTTGATGAGTCGTTACATGAAATTCATACCGTTCAAGCCTATTCACATGAGCACCTAGACAAAAGTATGTTCCAAGGGCGGGTGGAAGATGTGATGAACGCAGCGAAAAGTAGAATTCGTTTTCGCGCGTTATTGGTGTCTTGTATTATGGGTATCAGTATTACGGCCATTACCATTGTAGCTTGGCTAGGCGCGCAGCAGGTATTAAATAGTAGCTTAAGCGCGGGGGAATTAACTGCGTTTATGTTTTATGCTGTGATGGCGGGGGGCGCGGTGGCGACCATCAGTGAAGTGATTGGTGAAATTCAAAAGGCGGCGGGGGCCAGTGAGCGTTTAATGGAGCTGCTGAATACCAGCAGTACCGTGTTACAGCCTATAAAACCTGAGCTATTGCCATCTTATGTCGCTGGTAATCTTACCCTTTGTGAGGTGGATTTTACCTATCCAACGGGGGAGGGGGTTCCAGCGTTACAACAAATTAGCTTGGCCGTTGAAGCGGGTGAACGAATTGCGTTGGTGGGCCCAAGCGGTGCCGGCAAGTCGAGTTTGTTTCAATTGTTGCTGCGTTTTTATGACATTCAAGCGGGGCAGATTACGTTAGAAGGGGTAGACATCACCCAAATCGATCTCGATATACTGCGTCGGCAGTTTGCCCTTGTGCCACAGGAGTCGGTCATTTTCGCCTCTAGCGTAGCGGATAACATTCGCTACGGACGTCCTGACGCCAGTGATGAAGATGTGCAAGCTGCAGCAAAAGCGGCCAGAGCCGATGAATTTATTGCCTTGTTGCCAGATGGTTATCAAACCTATCTAGGTGAACGAGGTGTGCGCTTATCTGGGGGACAGAAGCAGCGTATTTCTATTGCGCGAGCGATATTAGCAGACCGTCCCATCTTGTTACTCGATGAAGCGACCAGTTCCCTTGATGCAGCAAACGAGCAGTATATTAAACTGGCGCTAGATGAACTTATGCGCGGTAAAACCACCTTAATTATTGCGCATAGATTATCTACTGTGATCAATGCTGATCGGATCGTGGTAATGGATCAGGGCACAATTGTTGCTATCGGCAAGCACCAGGAGCTTATTGCCAGTAATGCGCTTTATCGTGAGTTTGCTGAGCTTCAGTTGGTCAATTAG
- a CDS encoding peptide deformylase codes for MKIAQVGEAILRATAKLVADSEIHSDEFQTFVDELLLIMQEAYGVGIAAPQVFDERAVMIIASRPSPRYPDAPDMAPLVLINPKVIQSASETVKDWEGCLSVPGLRGFIRRATWVDVEYQSRDGGTQKRRLDGFVARIFLHEYDHLIGKTWLDHVEVNTDIMAESVWRRDVAGIPEEAE; via the coding sequence ATGAAAATAGCCCAAGTAGGGGAAGCAATATTGCGCGCCACGGCTAAGCTCGTAGCGGACAGCGAAATACACTCTGATGAATTTCAAACCTTTGTGGATGAATTGCTGCTCATTATGCAAGAAGCTTATGGGGTAGGTATTGCCGCACCACAAGTTTTTGATGAACGGGCGGTGATGATTATTGCGTCTCGTCCTAGTCCGCGTTACCCAGACGCGCCGGACATGGCGCCTCTGGTATTGATTAATCCAAAAGTGATACAAAGCGCTAGCGAGACAGTAAAAGACTGGGAGGGGTGTTTATCAGTGCCTGGTTTGCGGGGGTTCATTCGCCGAGCAACCTGGGTTGACGTTGAATATCAGAGCCGTGATGGCGGGACACAAAAGCGGCGTTTAGACGGTTTTGTGGCGCGCATTTTTCTACATGAATATGACCATCTCATCGGTAAAACATGGCTTGACCATGTGGAGGTGAACACGGATATTATGGCTGAATCGGTTTGGCGGCGTGATGTTGCAGGGATACCTGAAGAGGCCGAGTAG
- a CDS encoding diacylglycerol kinase — MHISSNKLNGTGWRRIAKATQCSFQGFKAAWLFESAFRQELVLCALLLPCSLILKQSAFHWLALIISLLFLLFAEMINSALEALADSVSLEHHPLIGRAKDMGSSGVFIAMVIALLVWGEALWRYML; from the coding sequence ATGCATATTTCATCAAATAAATTAAACGGTACTGGCTGGCGCCGGATTGCTAAAGCCACGCAGTGTTCTTTTCAAGGTTTTAAAGCGGCGTGGTTATTCGAATCGGCATTTAGGCAAGAACTTGTATTGTGTGCGCTATTATTGCCATGCTCATTGATACTTAAGCAATCCGCATTTCATTGGCTAGCCTTAATCATCAGTTTGCTATTTTTGTTATTCGCAGAAATGATTAACTCTGCATTGGAAGCGCTGGCCGACAGTGTATCCCTTGAGCACCATCCTCTTATTGGCCGTGCCAAAGATATGGGCTCGTCTGGGGTCTTTATCGCTATGGTTATCGCCTTGTTGGTCTGGGGAGAAGCGCTTTGGCGATATATGCTTTAA
- a CDS encoding aminoglycoside phosphotransferase family protein, producing the protein MNTLVLQQIQRYCDDPQLYKVQTLQKLWSNYGEIARYYSPKRDKNIIVKHIKPPSEVNHPRGWHSDVGHQRKVDSYRTEADFYQHYAAFCYDKCYVPDYITLIKDSVHTEQQTLLMEDLTSSGFSFTFNTASDQQVNIVLNWLAHFHGRFLHITTPELWPVGCYWYLATRQAEYNAMPDGPLKDSAEQIDRALNSARFKTLLHGDAKLANFCFSDDGRVAAVDFQYVGRGAGIKDVMYFLGSCLPDGELRAKHDAYIDYYFAQLKSVLLHGNVAKTSGDNVNNQAITDSVPDNTVWVYELEQEWRKLVPLAWADFNRFLQGWSPEHVKINDFMQAQTSLALAR; encoded by the coding sequence ATGAACACACTAGTCTTGCAACAGATTCAGCGCTACTGCGATGATCCCCAGCTGTATAAAGTACAAACGTTGCAAAAGTTGTGGAGTAATTATGGTGAGATTGCTCGTTATTACAGCCCTAAACGCGATAAAAATATCATTGTTAAACATATTAAACCGCCATCTGAGGTGAATCATCCCAGGGGCTGGCACAGTGATGTGGGACATCAGCGTAAAGTTGATTCATATCGAACCGAGGCAGATTTTTATCAGCATTATGCTGCCTTTTGTTATGACAAGTGTTACGTGCCTGATTATATCACCCTAATTAAAGACTCGGTTCATACTGAGCAGCAAACATTGCTGATGGAAGACTTAACATCCAGTGGTTTTAGCTTTACCTTTAACACTGCAAGTGACCAGCAAGTTAACATAGTGCTGAACTGGTTAGCGCATTTTCATGGCCGTTTTTTACACATCACTACGCCTGAATTGTGGCCTGTAGGTTGTTATTGGTATTTAGCGACCCGCCAAGCTGAATACAATGCGATGCCAGACGGTCCATTGAAAGATAGCGCTGAACAAATAGATAGGGCGTTAAATAGTGCGCGTTTTAAAACGCTTTTACACGGTGACGCCAAGTTAGCTAATTTTTGTTTTAGTGACGATGGTCGCGTGGCGGCAGTGGATTTTCAATATGTTGGTCGAGGCGCGGGTATTAAAGACGTGATGTATTTTTTGGGCAGTTGTTTACCTGATGGGGAGTTGAGGGCAAAACATGATGCGTATATTGACTACTATTTCGCACAGCTAAAAAGCGTGTTACTTCACGGTAATGTTGCGAAAACCAGTGGGGATAATGTTAATAATCAGGCTATCACGGATTCAGTGCCTGATAATACGGTTTGGGTATATGAACTAGAACAAGAATGGCGAAAGTTGGTACCGTTAGCTTGGGCTGATTTTAATCGTTTCCTGCAAGGCTGGAGCCCTGAGCATGTTAAAATAAATGACTTTATGCAGGCGCAAACGTCGTTAGCACTGGCAAGGTAA
- a CDS encoding phosphoethanolamine transferase — protein sequence MSFIQQITGRVKTWQLSPQLAIILSTFFVTISGNSTFFSHVEAVYPWPENALFISSVAMMLWALTSIVCIVLNWMMPVKLAISILLLTSAVCSYFTDGFGVIFDLEMIRNMFATNSAEATDLFNIGMLGHVTLFGVLPSIFFNAISIKKQTNLKDFKRRSVFTGVTLLSSVAIIVANIFAFSGQYASFFREHKPIRYYSNPVQPMYSFVALALQNLRAVSATEFVFETSRAAIPDTDLHRELVIVVVGETARADHFSLNGYARETNPLLAKEKDLVSFSQISSCGTSTAISVPCMFSIIGRDGFDVGNSNTTENVLDIVAKADINVLWRDNNSDSKGVADRIPYVSFKNQDTNPVCDDECRDEGMLYGLQEYIDAQEQDILIVLHQMGSHGPAYSKRYPSEFETFTPACQTSELSMCSNQEIINAYDNTILYTDYFLSKVIGFLKNNTPRYETSMIYVSDHGESLGENNVYLHGMPYMFAPEAQTHVPLIVWAGETSDVDIPRTRALKDVPNSHDALAQAILQSMEVESDVALTPSPPLLAMKPED from the coding sequence ATGAGTTTTATTCAACAGATAACAGGACGAGTGAAAACTTGGCAACTTAGTCCTCAACTGGCCATAATACTCAGCACATTTTTTGTCACTATCTCGGGCAACAGCACTTTTTTTAGTCACGTGGAAGCGGTATACCCCTGGCCTGAAAATGCGCTATTTATCAGTTCAGTCGCCATGATGCTCTGGGCATTAACCAGCATAGTGTGCATTGTATTAAATTGGATGATGCCGGTGAAACTGGCTATTTCGATCCTACTGTTAACAAGTGCAGTATGCAGTTATTTCACCGATGGTTTTGGGGTCATATTTGATCTAGAAATGATCCGTAACATGTTTGCTACCAATTCAGCTGAAGCAACAGACTTATTCAACATCGGCATGTTAGGCCACGTTACGCTATTTGGTGTGCTACCCAGTATATTTTTTAACGCCATCAGCATAAAAAAACAAACAAACCTAAAGGATTTTAAACGCCGCTCTGTTTTTACCGGCGTTACCTTGCTGAGCAGCGTTGCGATTATCGTCGCTAATATATTTGCTTTTAGCGGCCAGTACGCCAGCTTCTTTCGTGAACATAAACCTATTCGTTACTACAGCAACCCTGTTCAACCCATGTATTCATTTGTCGCATTGGCCTTACAGAATTTGCGCGCAGTTTCGGCCACTGAATTTGTATTCGAAACAAGCCGAGCCGCTATCCCTGACACAGACTTACACCGTGAGTTAGTGATAGTCGTTGTGGGGGAAACAGCCCGAGCCGATCATTTTTCACTAAACGGCTATGCCCGTGAAACCAATCCACTACTGGCGAAAGAGAAAGACTTAGTGTCATTTAGCCAAATCAGTAGCTGCGGTACATCAACAGCTATATCGGTGCCATGTATGTTCTCAATAATCGGCCGAGACGGCTTTGATGTAGGCAACAGTAACACCACTGAAAATGTTCTCGACATCGTTGCCAAAGCGGATATTAACGTACTGTGGCGTGATAACAACTCTGATTCGAAAGGCGTCGCCGACCGCATACCTTACGTCAGTTTCAAAAATCAGGATACCAACCCAGTGTGTGACGATGAGTGTCGTGATGAAGGCATGCTCTATGGACTACAGGAATACATCGACGCCCAAGAACAAGACATTCTGATTGTGCTGCATCAAATGGGTAGTCATGGCCCAGCATACAGCAAGCGTTACCCGTCAGAGTTTGAAACGTTCACCCCAGCGTGCCAAACCAGCGAATTATCAATGTGTAGTAATCAAGAAATCATTAACGCCTACGACAATACTATTTTGTATACAGACTACTTTTTATCCAAAGTAATAGGCTTTTTAAAAAACAATACACCCAGATACGAAACGTCGATGATCTATGTGAGCGATCACGGCGAGTCATTAGGAGAAAACAACGTTTATCTGCATGGCATGCCATATATGTTTGCCCCTGAAGCACAAACGCATGTGCCTTTGATTGTATGGGCCGGTGAGACTTCCGATGTAGACATCCCTAGGACGCGTGCCCTGAAAGATGTGCCCAATTCTCATGACGCGCTGGCTCAGGCTATTTTACAAAGTATGGAAGTGGAATCAGACGTAGCGTTGACCCCGTCGCCGCCACTGCTAGCCATGAAACCAGAAGATTAG
- a CDS encoding phosphatase PAP2 family protein, which produces MTRSFLFFFFFFGLGLLLMVTFQLSGIDEWLATKLYIYTDNWQSKNNWWLDAVAHKGGRYLVIIVMLSLLSLTIVSYWRALWQPWQRKVGAYVCVATLSAIGIVSFLKGFTTLPCPWDIQGFGGDRPPVYLYDIFASNLVTGHCFPAGHASGGYAFFSLYFAAKVWRCKSPQSSSYNLWFLPGAFLGAIFGVDQQLRGAHFLSHDIASALICWGVCALLYWGYFTRGEPAQIDINH; this is translated from the coding sequence TTGACGCGCTCATTTTTATTTTTTTTCTTCTTCTTCGGCCTAGGCTTGCTGCTTATGGTGACTTTTCAACTGAGTGGTATTGATGAATGGTTAGCGACAAAACTGTACATTTATACCGATAATTGGCAGTCGAAAAATAATTGGTGGTTAGACGCAGTTGCCCATAAAGGCGGGCGCTATTTGGTGATCATTGTGATGCTATCACTCTTAAGCCTGACGATTGTTAGCTATTGGCGCGCTTTATGGCAACCATGGCAACGCAAGGTTGGTGCCTATGTGTGCGTGGCGACGTTAAGTGCTATTGGGATCGTGTCGTTTTTAAAAGGCTTCACAACGCTGCCTTGCCCTTGGGATATACAGGGATTCGGTGGGGATAGGCCGCCAGTCTATTTGTACGATATATTTGCTAGCAATTTAGTCACAGGACATTGTTTTCCTGCGGGTCATGCCTCAGGCGGTTATGCTTTTTTTAGTCTGTATTTTGCCGCTAAGGTTTGGCGGTGTAAATCCCCCCAATCGTCATCCTACAATCTATGGTTTTTGCCAGGAGCGTTCCTTGGGGCGATATTTGGCGTCGATCAGCAATTACGTGGGGCACATTTTTTATCTCATGATATTGCTAGTGCACTTATTTGCTGGGGTGTGTGTGCGTTACTTTATTGGGGCTATTTCACCCGTGGTGAACCCGCCCAAATAGACATTAATCACTGA
- a CDS encoding bifunctional diguanylate cyclase/phosphodiesterase, translating to MLIPEKAIKDAVYQLFDAVDVLSVQGYDEERRVIYWNLGSELLYGYTEKEALGKKLEDIIFPEHMRQFVVSAHKDWLEQGIKIPAAEITLCNKSGDDVSVFSSHVLFTNEYNKHEMYCIDINLAEVRQAQAQAKFKENMLEAVFEATPDRFFLIEEDGTIIDYHAGDNKDLYAAPKEFIGKTIKDLFPDKVARKFKVYNTKAMSHGGGASFEYELTMPNGVSYFEARLSHLKAFKQVVIIVRDITEQHKAAEKIRQHAYFDSLTLLPNRFLSLDRLTQMIEEAKRNREKVALLFLDLDDFKKVNDSLGHEVGDKLLIEASNRLTLALRKADTVGRLGGDEFIVLLRALVNDRDAIEIAEHLLKIFREPFQIDGKELILTLSIGIVTYPENGNSTSDLLRNADAAMYQSKLLGRNTYSFFTKKMNDIMLRRFEIEGQMSHALENNEFEVYYQPKIDVKNGRVIGAEALLRWRNPTLGNVTPDEFIPIAEHTGLIVPIGKYVVEQALKFLNEWRNVHQRNYTMAVNLSPRQFRDKELISFIKKSLSEEGIKPDSLEFEITEGILMIGNSYIDDALDEIHKLGVKLSMDDFGTGYSSLSYLRQYSFDILKIDRSFINGITLEKEDFDLVKATIAMAHSLDLLVVAEGVETHEQLTLLGELGCDLIQGYYFSQPIPANEMLNFRFTANH from the coding sequence ATGTTAATCCCTGAAAAAGCCATAAAAGATGCTGTTTACCAATTATTTGATGCGGTGGATGTTCTTTCTGTGCAAGGATACGATGAAGAGCGCAGGGTTATTTATTGGAATTTGGGTAGCGAATTACTTTACGGTTACACCGAAAAAGAGGCCTTAGGCAAAAAACTAGAAGACATCATTTTCCCTGAGCATATGCGTCAATTTGTCGTCTCTGCGCACAAAGATTGGCTCGAACAGGGTATCAAAATTCCTGCAGCTGAAATCACGTTGTGCAATAAAAGTGGTGATGATGTAAGCGTCTTTTCAAGTCATGTATTGTTTACCAATGAATATAACAAACACGAAATGTATTGTATTGATATTAACTTGGCAGAGGTAAGACAAGCTCAAGCTCAAGCGAAATTTAAAGAAAATATGCTTGAAGCTGTGTTTGAAGCGACTCCTGATAGGTTTTTCTTAATTGAAGAAGATGGCACTATCATTGATTATCACGCGGGCGATAACAAAGATCTCTACGCTGCACCAAAGGAATTTATTGGTAAAACGATAAAAGACTTATTTCCTGATAAGGTTGCTAGAAAGTTTAAAGTTTACAATACGAAAGCAATGTCTCACGGGGGAGGGGCGAGTTTTGAGTATGAGTTAACTATGCCCAATGGCGTGAGTTACTTTGAAGCAAGACTTAGCCACTTAAAAGCGTTTAAGCAAGTCGTAATCATTGTTCGAGATATTACTGAACAACATAAAGCTGCGGAAAAAATACGGCAACATGCATATTTTGATAGCTTAACCTTATTACCCAATCGTTTTTTATCCCTCGACCGTTTAACGCAAATGATTGAGGAAGCGAAAAGAAATCGCGAAAAAGTCGCGTTGTTATTTTTAGATTTAGACGATTTTAAAAAGGTAAATGATTCATTAGGCCATGAAGTGGGCGATAAACTACTGATAGAAGCCTCCAATAGATTAACACTCGCATTACGCAAAGCAGACACTGTCGGTCGTTTAGGTGGTGATGAATTTATTGTGTTGCTACGCGCGTTGGTAAATGATCGTGACGCAATTGAAATTGCTGAACATTTACTTAAAATATTTCGTGAACCTTTTCAAATTGATGGCAAAGAGCTCATTCTGACCTTAAGTATCGGCATAGTTACCTATCCTGAAAACGGTAATAGTACCTCTGATTTGCTACGTAATGCCGATGCCGCAATGTATCAATCAAAATTACTAGGACGCAATACCTATTCATTTTTTACCAAAAAAATGAACGATATTATGTTACGCCGTTTTGAAATAGAGGGGCAGATGAGTCATGCGTTAGAAAATAACGAATTTGAAGTCTATTATCAGCCCAAAATTGATGTCAAAAATGGACGAGTTATTGGTGCCGAAGCCTTACTTCGCTGGCGCAATCCAACCTTAGGTAATGTGACGCCAGATGAGTTTATTCCTATCGCGGAACATACCGGATTAATTGTGCCTATTGGCAAGTATGTTGTTGAGCAGGCCCTCAAATTCTTAAATGAGTGGCGAAACGTTCATCAACGAAATTACACCATGGCGGTTAATCTATCTCCGCGACAATTTAGGGATAAAGAACTCATTAGTTTTATCAAAAAATCCCTTAGTGAAGAAGGTATTAAACCTGATAGCTTAGAATTTGAAATTACCGAAGGGATTTTAATGATCGGTAACTCTTATATTGATGATGCGTTAGATGAAATCCATAAGCTGGGAGTCAAATTATCAATGGATGATTTTGGAACAGGATATTCATCACTCAGTTATTTACGCCAATATTCGTTTGATATATTAAAAATAGACCGAAGTTTTATTAACGGGATAACCTTGGAAAAGGAAGATTTTGACCTGGTAAAAGCAACCATAGCCATGGCCCACAGTTTGGATTTACTGGTGGTGGCTGAAGGCGTTGAAACCCATGAACAACTCACGCTATTGGGTGAACTCGGGTGCGACTTAATACAAGGGTATTATTTTAGTCAACCCATACCGGCTAACGAGATGTTGAATTTTCGGTTCACTGCAAATCACTAA